A genomic region of Streptosporangium lutulentum contains the following coding sequences:
- a CDS encoding helix-turn-helix domain-containing protein, producing the protein MAEPGAAEAYEATRIAYELGKTVRAMREGRSWSQNDLARAAGMTQSAVARFEAGGTIPTLPVLERLARALDADVEVRLTPRAPAA; encoded by the coding sequence ATGGCCGAGCCGGGTGCGGCTGAAGCCTACGAGGCCACGCGTATCGCCTACGAGCTGGGTAAAACGGTCCGGGCGATGCGCGAGGGACGAAGCTGGAGCCAGAATGACCTGGCGCGCGCGGCCGGTATGACCCAGTCGGCGGTGGCGCGGTTCGAGGCGGGCGGGACGATCCCGACGTTGCCGGTGCTGGAGCGCCTGGCGCGTGCTTTGGATGCGGATGTCGAGGTCCGTCTGACGCCGCGGGCCCCCGCTGCTTGA
- a CDS encoding PIN domain-containing protein: MARARSKLSAGTVVLDCEGLVRWCEADQRVTAIVRGAQDNDFRVVVSAMTPIEAQDVRVKSDRLRWHLSRLKVEPVTEDICGRAIELLRDARLHGHKYAIDAVVAATALRAARPVIVLTSDKDDMDKLCGKTVKVIGV, encoded by the coding sequence ATGGCGCGCGCACGAAGCAAGCTGAGCGCGGGCACCGTGGTCCTCGACTGCGAAGGCCTCGTCAGGTGGTGCGAGGCCGATCAGAGGGTGACCGCGATCGTGCGGGGAGCTCAGGACAACGACTTCCGGGTCGTCGTCAGCGCGATGACGCCGATCGAGGCTCAGGACGTCCGTGTGAAAAGTGATCGCCTCAGATGGCATCTGTCCCGGCTGAAGGTCGAGCCGGTGACCGAGGACATCTGTGGGCGGGCGATCGAGCTTCTGCGTGATGCTCGGCTACATGGTCATAAGTACGCCATTGATGCCGTGGTGGCTGCCACCGCCTTGCGTGCGGCCAGGCCGGTGATCGTCCTCACCTCCGACAAGGACGACATGGACAAGCTCTGCGGAAAAACCGTCAAGGTCATCGGAGTCTGA
- a CDS encoding NADP-dependent oxidoreductase, with the protein MTATTMRAISQDVLGGPEVLREVEVERPTPGPTEVLVRVHAAGVNPTDWKHRATGGLLGRPPFVLGWDVSGVVESVGIGTALYKPGDEVFGMLRYPYGHGAFAEYVAAPARTFARKPGRIDHVQAAALPLAALTAWQALVDIAGVKAGQRVLIHAAAGGVGHLAVQMAKARGAHVIGTASAAKHEFLRGLGADELIDYRSVDFAEAAGAIDVVIDTMGGDYGPRSLRTLREGGVIVSLVLSNMAEGLNAQAEELGIRAESMLVEPDYAGMRAIAALVEKGGLRAEIDTVLPLEEAAKAHERGETGRTTGKIVLTV; encoded by the coding sequence ATGACTGCGACGACGATGCGTGCGATCAGCCAGGACGTCCTGGGCGGCCCCGAGGTGCTGAGGGAGGTAGAGGTGGAGCGGCCCACTCCGGGTCCGACCGAGGTGCTGGTGCGGGTGCATGCGGCCGGGGTCAACCCGACGGACTGGAAGCATCGCGCCACGGGCGGCCTGCTGGGACGGCCGCCGTTCGTCCTCGGATGGGACGTCTCCGGTGTCGTCGAGTCCGTCGGGATCGGGACAGCGCTCTACAAGCCGGGTGACGAGGTGTTCGGCATGCTGCGCTACCCGTACGGCCACGGTGCGTTCGCCGAGTACGTGGCCGCACCCGCCCGCACGTTCGCCCGCAAGCCCGGGAGAATCGACCATGTGCAGGCGGCCGCGCTCCCGCTGGCCGCGCTGACCGCGTGGCAGGCGCTGGTGGACATCGCGGGAGTGAAGGCCGGGCAGCGGGTGCTCATTCACGCCGCCGCGGGCGGAGTGGGCCATCTCGCGGTGCAGATGGCCAAGGCCCGGGGCGCTCACGTCATCGGCACGGCAAGCGCCGCCAAGCACGAGTTTCTACGCGGCCTCGGGGCGGACGAACTCATCGACTACCGGAGCGTCGACTTCGCCGAGGCGGCCGGAGCCATCGACGTGGTGATCGACACCATGGGCGGCGACTACGGACCGCGTTCACTGCGCACCCTGCGCGAAGGCGGCGTCATCGTGTCGCTCGTGCTGTCCAATATGGCCGAAGGGCTCAACGCTCAGGCCGAGGAGCTGGGCATCCGTGCGGAGTCCATGCTCGTGGAGCCGGACTACGCCGGTATGAGGGCGATCGCCGCGCTGGTCGAGAAGGGCGGACTCCGGGCCGAGATCGATACGGTACTGCCACTGGAAGAGGCGGCCAAGGCCCACGAGCGAGGCGAGACGGGGCGCACCACCGGCAAGATCGTGCTCACCGTGTAG
- a CDS encoding acyltransferase family protein, whose protein sequence is MAEVEEIPDKTGQMNIGTSPIPSSQGARQSWLDALRGFAALIVVFEHSLDALLPEIRGSVSPWFDFGQYGVLVFFLVSGYVVPVSLERRGSVRGFWITRFFRLYPLWGLAAVAGTVFGIVGVYTALPSQATGQPVTFVLAHLTMLQDLLRVPSVVNVFWTLSYEMVFYLLVTAMFVFGVHRASARTSLTFAVCALLAGTLVPAGWLSDNLGQGVVWVTAVALLGGIAAVLSANRGVRRYGAAVLAFLALLLLTLDSRVGAWQSLIILATMFGGTAIYRLERSPAEWVRSRWMIGLVPVLSVIAAVAFGPGWGMSEAGQQAFKWSWSTAVVAAWLTFAAGLVLRRRAILPFFVWLGLMSYSIYLLHPLILQVVRRLTVDPSRISLPVRLAWEAMLFTTVIGCAALSYRFIEKPAQSLGRSLAGAVGERERNGPPQEGASRGDRSLIGSSRS, encoded by the coding sequence GTGGCTGAGGTCGAGGAGATTCCGGACAAAACAGGGCAGATGAACATCGGAACCAGCCCGATCCCCTCGTCCCAAGGTGCCCGGCAGTCCTGGCTCGACGCCCTACGCGGGTTCGCCGCGCTGATCGTCGTCTTCGAGCACTCGCTGGACGCCCTGCTGCCCGAGATCCGGGGATCGGTCAGCCCGTGGTTCGACTTTGGACAGTACGGCGTGCTGGTGTTCTTCCTGGTCAGTGGCTATGTCGTGCCGGTCTCGCTGGAACGCCGAGGCAGTGTCCGGGGATTTTGGATCACTCGCTTCTTCCGTCTCTACCCCCTGTGGGGGCTGGCGGCGGTGGCCGGCACCGTGTTCGGCATCGTCGGCGTCTACACCGCCCTGCCCTCCCAGGCCACCGGGCAGCCGGTGACCTTTGTACTGGCACACCTGACGATGCTGCAGGACCTGCTCCGGGTGCCCAGCGTCGTCAACGTTTTCTGGACCCTCTCGTACGAGATGGTGTTCTACCTGCTCGTGACCGCGATGTTCGTGTTCGGCGTCCATCGAGCCAGCGCGCGCACCTCGCTGACGTTCGCGGTGTGTGCGCTCCTCGCCGGCACCCTCGTACCGGCGGGCTGGCTGTCCGACAACCTGGGACAGGGTGTGGTGTGGGTCACGGCCGTCGCGCTCCTCGGTGGGATCGCCGCCGTTCTCAGCGCGAACCGTGGCGTACGGAGGTACGGTGCCGCCGTCCTCGCCTTCCTCGCCCTCCTGCTCCTCACCCTCGATAGCAGGGTGGGCGCGTGGCAGAGCCTGATCATTCTGGCCACCATGTTCGGCGGAACCGCCATCTACCGCCTGGAACGGTCGCCCGCCGAATGGGTGAGATCGCGCTGGATGATCGGTTTGGTGCCCGTCCTCTCGGTCATCGCGGCGGTGGCATTCGGGCCGGGGTGGGGCATGTCGGAGGCCGGGCAGCAGGCGTTCAAGTGGAGCTGGTCCACCGCCGTCGTCGCGGCGTGGCTGACGTTCGCCGCCGGCCTTGTCCTGCGCCGTCGTGCGATCTTGCCCTTTTTCGTGTGGCTCGGCCTGATGAGTTACTCCATCTACCTGCTGCATCCCCTGATCCTGCAGGTCGTCAGGAGACTGACCGTGGATCCTTCGAGGATCTCGCTGCCGGTGCGGCTGGCGTGGGAGGCGATGCTCTTCACGACGGTGATCGGCTGTGCCGCGCTGAGTTACCGCTTCATCGAGAAACCCGCCCAGAGTCTCGGCCGCAGCCTCGCCGGCGCCGTCGGCGAGCGGGAGCGGAACGGGCCACCCCAGGAAGGTGCCTCCCGCGGGGATCGTTCCCTGATCGGCTCAAGCAGGTCCTAG
- a CDS encoding type II toxin-antitoxin system RelE/ParE family toxin, which translates to MSWGTVKLEPEVRKWLEALPATSFARVAFCVDLLAAEGPLLGEPYTKQLDGKLRELRFNLDEFAVRITYWIATGRRIVLLTVFHKTRTRDDREVERARRAMRRCVERAHTVDEGEEAV; encoded by the coding sequence ATGAGCTGGGGTACCGTAAAGCTGGAGCCAGAAGTTCGGAAGTGGCTCGAAGCTCTGCCTGCGACATCGTTTGCGAGGGTGGCTTTCTGTGTCGATCTGCTGGCGGCGGAGGGTCCTCTGCTGGGGGAGCCTTACACGAAGCAGCTGGACGGCAAGCTTCGGGAGCTCCGGTTCAACCTCGACGAGTTCGCTGTGCGAATCACTTACTGGATCGCGACCGGCCGCCGGATCGTGCTCTTGACCGTATTCCACAAGACGCGGACGCGCGATGATCGTGAGGTTGAGCGAGCTCGGCGAGCCATGCGTCGCTGTGTCGAACGGGCGCACACCGTCGACGAGGGAGAAGAAGCGGTATGA
- a CDS encoding type II toxin-antitoxin system RelE family toxin, with protein MSPKRGDRVTVPPPDGEWDIRFGSSDAVKGWEELCRHALANTRRCFEALRANPRSRADHERQHRLRGDLATHRHNGQELEQWEFEVTSGGRVRYAVDDATRTVWVVYASPRHPKDTDA; from the coding sequence ATGAGTCCGAAGCGTGGTGATCGGGTCACGGTCCCACCTCCGGATGGCGAATGGGATATCCGGTTCGGTAGCAGCGATGCGGTCAAGGGATGGGAGGAATTGTGCCGTCATGCCTTGGCCAACACGCGCCGGTGCTTTGAGGCACTGCGCGCTAATCCACGCTCACGGGCTGATCACGAGCGTCAACATCGCCTACGCGGCGACCTCGCGACTCATCGCCACAATGGCCAGGAACTGGAACAATGGGAATTCGAGGTCACCAGCGGCGGGCGCGTCCGCTATGCCGTCGATGACGCCACCCGAACTGTCTGGGTCGTCTACGCATCACCTCGTCACCCGAAGGACACCGACGCCTGA